From Propionispora vibrioides, one genomic window encodes:
- a CDS encoding TMEM165/GDT1 family protein codes for MAFLTSLVFVVLAEMGDKTQLLAMAFAAKYRWQTVLWGIFVATLVNHLLAVVVGSYLTEFIPLQYVQIAAAASFILFGLWTIRGDELSGEDKSCRYNPFWTVVIAFFLAEMGDKTQLATVALAAQFNHALPVWLGTTTGMMIADGLGIMVGCVMGQRIPERVVKWCAAMIFYLFGLFGLYQSLPEQFLSWPAIAGCIGVLVILTYLAARMEKKVEPPCCMRESSGR; via the coding sequence ATGGCTTTTTTGACTTCGCTGGTCTTTGTTGTTCTGGCGGAAATGGGGGACAAGACTCAATTGCTGGCTATGGCGTTTGCCGCGAAATACCGCTGGCAGACCGTGTTGTGGGGGATTTTTGTGGCCACCCTGGTTAATCACCTGTTGGCGGTAGTGGTGGGCAGCTATTTGACGGAATTTATTCCGCTGCAATATGTGCAAATCGCGGCGGCGGCTTCATTCATTTTATTCGGCCTGTGGACCATCCGGGGCGATGAACTGTCCGGCGAGGATAAATCCTGCCGGTACAATCCCTTTTGGACAGTGGTGATCGCCTTTTTCCTGGCAGAAATGGGGGACAAAACCCAACTGGCGACAGTAGCCCTGGCGGCACAGTTCAACCACGCGCTGCCGGTTTGGCTGGGGACTACGACAGGCATGATGATTGCCGACGGGCTGGGCATCATGGTTGGCTGTGTAATGGGACAACGTATTCCCGAACGGGTAGTTAAGTGGTGTGCCGCTATGATTTTTTACTTATTCGGTCTGTTTGGTTTGTACCAGTCGCTGCCGGAACAGTTTCTTTCCTGGCCCGCGATAGCAGGCTGTATCGGCGTCCTGGTGATTCTGACCTATTTGGCTGCACGCATGGAGAAAAAGGTGGAACCTCCTTGCTGTATGCGGGAATCGTCCGGACGTTAA
- a CDS encoding amino acid permease, whose protein sequence is MYKQEDILKELCPAKPELKREMKSRHLMMISIGGTIGTGLFLGSGQTISQAGPAGAIIGYLFGGFVMYMVLLCLAELSVAMPVSGSFQSYASQFISPGVGFTTGWLYWINWAVCIAADFTAAGIIMHNWFPQVDTWVWSGIFALGLALLNVISVKAYGEAEFWFAGIKVAAIVTFIVAGAGLMFGFTGHEGAIGLSNFNTGGGIFPNGFSAVFLTMIAVSYSFQGAELVGIAAGECKEPGKNVPRVIRGITYRIMIFYILAMIILAGTIPWQEAGVLESPFAHVFGRIGIPIAQDIMSFVVLTSALSAGNSALYACSRLLWSMAQEGLAPRFLGQLNRNGVPFYGVIATLILACLSLLTSEYAADTVYLWLMASTGLTGCLIWVIIGWCQMNFRKKFLAAGGSVKELVFRTPCYPLVPMLAIGLNMVVIISLYFDESQRIVLYTGFPLLAAIYLFHEIFLKKRAAVAPAAE, encoded by the coding sequence ATGTATAAGCAGGAAGATATTTTGAAAGAGCTTTGCCCGGCCAAACCGGAACTAAAGCGGGAGATGAAATCGCGCCATTTGATGATGATTTCCATTGGCGGGACGATCGGCACCGGCTTGTTTTTAGGTTCGGGACAGACGATCAGCCAGGCCGGCCCGGCTGGTGCCATCATCGGATATTTGTTTGGCGGCTTTGTTATGTATATGGTGCTGCTCTGTCTGGCGGAGCTTTCGGTGGCTATGCCGGTTTCCGGCTCGTTTCAAAGCTATGCGTCCCAGTTTATTTCGCCTGGCGTAGGCTTTACCACCGGTTGGCTGTACTGGATTAACTGGGCGGTCTGCATTGCTGCCGATTTTACGGCGGCCGGAATTATCATGCATAACTGGTTTCCCCAGGTCGACACCTGGGTGTGGAGCGGCATTTTTGCACTGGGACTGGCTTTATTGAATGTTATTTCCGTCAAGGCCTACGGCGAGGCTGAGTTCTGGTTTGCCGGCATCAAGGTTGCCGCTATTGTGACTTTCATTGTTGCCGGAGCCGGCCTGATGTTCGGTTTTACCGGTCATGAAGGGGCTATTGGACTCAGCAATTTCAATACCGGCGGCGGTATTTTCCCCAATGGGTTTTCGGCGGTGTTTCTGACGATGATTGCCGTTTCCTACTCCTTTCAGGGAGCTGAACTGGTGGGCATTGCGGCAGGCGAATGCAAGGAACCGGGCAAAAACGTGCCCCGTGTCATTCGCGGCATTACCTACAGGATTATGATTTTCTACATTTTGGCGATGATTATTCTGGCCGGAACGATTCCCTGGCAGGAAGCCGGCGTATTGGAAAGTCCCTTTGCTCACGTGTTCGGACGCATTGGCATTCCCATCGCTCAGGATATTATGAGCTTTGTGGTGCTTACTTCGGCATTATCGGCCGGCAATTCCGCCCTTTACGCCTGTTCGCGGTTATTGTGGTCAATGGCCCAGGAAGGTCTGGCACCCCGCTTTCTTGGTCAACTGAACCGCAACGGTGTTCCTTTTTACGGCGTTATTGCTACGCTGATTCTGGCATGCCTGTCGCTGCTGACCAGTGAATATGCGGCAGACACCGTCTATCTGTGGCTAATGGCCAGTACCGGCCTGACCGGCTGCCTGATCTGGGTTATTATTGGCTGGTGCCAGATGAATTTCCGCAAGAAATTTCTGGCGGCAGGCGGTTCGGTGAAGGAACTGGTATTCCGGACGCCCTGCTATCCGCTGGTACCGATGCTGGCCATCGGGCTGAACATGGTCGTCATTATCAGTCTGTACTTCGACGAATCCCAGCGTATCGTGCTGTATACCGGCTTTCCATTGCTGGCAGCCATTTACCTGTTCCATGAAATTTTCCTGAAAAAAAGGGCTGCCGTAGCTCCCGCTGCGGAATAA
- the pgm gene encoding phosphoglucomutase (alpha-D-glucose-1,6-bisphosphate-dependent) — MSVHSLAGKKAPKSLLDNIPRLISAYYVNHPDAGDPAQQVAFGTSGHRGSSLKGTFNEDHIYAITQAICCYRREKNITGPLFIGFDTHALSEPAFISAIEVLAANGVETRMAKDMNYTPTPGISHAILTYNRGRRDGLADGVVITPSHNPPDNGGIKYNPPDGGPADTSITKWIADKANGFLQNGNKEVKRLPYERAKQMESVQEHDFITPYVNDLAQIIDMEAIRATGLKLGADALGGAGLGYWGPIAERYGLNIDVLNDYPDPTFSFMNVDSDGKIRMDCSSPYAMAGLIGLKNKYDLAFGNDPDFDRHGIVTPSVGLMNPNHYLAVAISYLFQNRSGWRKDAAIGKTLVSSSMIDRVAESLGRKLCEVPVGFKWFVAGLVDGSFGFGGEESAGASFLRKDGTVWTTDKDGMILCLLAAEITAKTGRDPGEYYRSLTDKFGEPVYARVDAPANTAQKAVLAKLSPEQVRADQLAGETITAKLTKAPSNQAAIGGLKVCTENGWFAARPSGTEDVYKIYAESFKGKDHLREIQDEARQIVADTFAAAGV, encoded by the coding sequence ATGTCTGTTCATTCGTTAGCAGGTAAAAAAGCACCGAAAAGTTTGTTGGATAATATTCCCCGTTTAATCAGCGCGTATTATGTGAATCATCCCGATGCCGGCGACCCGGCCCAGCAGGTAGCCTTCGGCACATCGGGCCATCGCGGCAGCTCGCTTAAAGGTACGTTCAATGAGGACCATATTTATGCCATTACGCAGGCTATTTGCTGTTACCGGCGGGAAAAAAACATAACCGGGCCTTTGTTTATCGGCTTTGATACCCATGCATTGTCTGAGCCGGCCTTTATCTCGGCTATTGAGGTGCTGGCCGCCAATGGTGTGGAGACCAGAATGGCCAAGGACATGAACTATACGCCTACACCCGGCATTTCCCATGCTATTTTAACCTATAACCGGGGCCGCCGTGACGGCTTGGCCGATGGGGTTGTCATTACGCCGTCTCACAATCCGCCTGATAACGGCGGTATTAAGTATAACCCACCCGATGGTGGGCCGGCCGATACTTCCATTACCAAGTGGATTGCCGATAAGGCCAACGGCTTTTTGCAAAACGGCAACAAAGAGGTGAAACGCCTGCCCTATGAACGGGCCAAGCAGATGGAGTCGGTTCAAGAGCATGATTTTATTACACCTTATGTAAATGATTTGGCTCAGATTATCGATATGGAAGCCATCCGGGCTACCGGCCTGAAACTGGGGGCCGATGCTCTGGGCGGAGCGGGACTTGGCTATTGGGGACCTATTGCCGAACGGTACGGTCTGAATATTGATGTACTGAATGACTACCCGGACCCGACCTTTAGTTTTATGAATGTCGACAGTGACGGCAAAATCAGGATGGACTGCTCGTCGCCTTATGCCATGGCCGGGCTAATCGGACTAAAGAACAAATACGATCTGGCATTCGGCAATGATCCTGACTTTGACCGGCATGGTATTGTAACGCCCAGTGTGGGTTTGATGAACCCCAATCATTACCTGGCAGTGGCTATTTCGTATCTGTTCCAAAACCGCAGCGGCTGGCGGAAGGATGCTGCCATCGGCAAAACGCTGGTCAGCTCGTCGATGATTGACCGGGTGGCGGAGAGCTTAGGTCGTAAGCTATGCGAGGTGCCGGTCGGCTTCAAGTGGTTTGTTGCCGGTCTGGTAGATGGTTCGTTTGGCTTTGGCGGCGAGGAAAGCGCCGGCGCTTCCTTCCTGCGTAAGGACGGCACGGTTTGGACAACCGACAAGGACGGCATGATTCTTTGTCTGCTGGCCGCGGAAATTACGGCGAAAACCGGCCGGGACCCCGGTGAATATTATCGGAGTTTGACCGACAAGTTTGGTGAACCTGTATATGCCCGGGTTGATGCTCCGGCCAACACCGCCCAGAAGGCGGTATTAGCCAAGCTGTCGCCGGAACAGGTGAGAGCCGATCAACTGGCTGGTGAGACCATCACGGCCAAGTTGACCAAAGCCCCCAGCAATCAGGCTGCGATCGGCGGACTTAAGGTATGTACGGAAAACGGCTGGTTTGCGGCCCGTCCTTCCGGTACGGAAGATGTCTATAAAATTTATGCCGAAAGCTTTAAAGGAAAAGATCATCTGCGGGAAATACAGGACGAAGCCCGGCAGATTGTGGCCGATACTTTTGCGGCGGCCGGTGTATGA
- a CDS encoding class I SAM-dependent methyltransferase produces MKWNSNLYDNKHSFVAEYGKAMIDFVNTQKGQKILDVGCGTGILTNELAKNGAAVIGTDSSKDMIDAAKSNYPHLIFQVQDATNLPYKNEFDTVFSNAVFHWIQNQEKLLHSIHNSLGNNGMLICEFGAKNNISQIQTAFEEAAGQKRYIYCSPFFFPSKEEYKLLLEQAGFEVKHIIEYDRPTPLADGEKGLYNWICQFFAGDLLNFSNEEKEEILLETERLCRNSIWKSGQWIADYRRIQVIAVRKVKKE; encoded by the coding sequence ATGAAATGGAATAGTAATCTATATGATAATAAACATTCTTTTGTAGCTGAATATGGTAAAGCGATGATTGATTTTGTAAATACGCAAAAAGGACAAAAAATATTAGATGTAGGATGCGGCACAGGGATATTGACAAATGAGCTGGCGAAAAATGGCGCAGCTGTTATTGGAACGGATTCATCAAAAGATATGATTGATGCGGCAAAATCCAATTATCCCCACTTAATTTTTCAGGTACAAGACGCAACCAATCTGCCTTATAAAAACGAATTTGATACAGTTTTTTCAAATGCAGTTTTTCATTGGATCCAGAATCAGGAAAAGTTGTTGCATTCAATTCATAATTCTTTAGGAAATAACGGGATGTTGATTTGTGAATTTGGAGCAAAAAATAACATAAGTCAAATTCAAACTGCATTTGAGGAGGCAGCCGGGCAAAAACGGTATATTTATTGTTCACCGTTCTTTTTTCCTTCAAAAGAAGAATATAAATTATTATTAGAACAGGCTGGGTTTGAAGTAAAACACATCATTGAATACGATAGGCCAACACCACTCGCTGATGGTGAAAAGGGACTGTACAATTGGATTTGCCAATTTTTTGCGGGTGATTTGCTGAATTTCTCAAATGAAGAAAAAGAAGAAATATTATTGGAAACAGAAAGACTTTGCAGAAACAGTATCTGGAAAAGCGGACAATGGATAGCTGATTACAGGCGTATTCAAGTTATTGCGGTTAGAAAAGTTAAGAAAGAATGA